In Synechococcus sp. CC9616, the following are encoded in one genomic region:
- a CDS encoding WD40 repeat domain-containing protein, translating to MPDLSAFPPQGMLHEGWSAQADDYALSCGWGANGQTLIVGDVAGGLYAFQADSGEVIWSKKDIHQGGLLALSVHPKGDRFATSGQDGSVLIWELGTGLILYSIKPSKNWVEHLSWSNNGQQIAVASGRYVYIYTSDGNEQWKSDEHPSTVSAIFWSKPDELASACYGQVVFYDIKKKQENQKLEWQGSLISMVLNPEGDIVACGSQDNSVHFWRRDTGKDAEMTGYPGKPVQLAFDQSGQFLATGGSDQIIVWNFQGDGPEGSLPGQLVLHPEPITSLTFANQGMVLASGSKDGSVFVWLLDKNGDGSPLGGAFVGERISGLQWQPNDSSLAAIDANGGIHVWTFKVR from the coding sequence ATGCCTGATTTAAGTGCCTTTCCCCCTCAGGGCATGCTTCATGAAGGTTGGAGCGCTCAAGCAGATGACTATGCCCTTAGCTGTGGATGGGGTGCAAACGGCCAAACACTTATTGTTGGAGATGTCGCTGGAGGGCTTTATGCCTTCCAAGCTGATTCGGGAGAAGTAATTTGGTCCAAAAAAGATATCCACCAAGGTGGCTTACTCGCATTATCGGTTCATCCAAAAGGAGATCGTTTTGCAACATCTGGTCAAGATGGATCTGTCTTGATCTGGGAGTTAGGTACGGGGCTAATACTTTACTCAATTAAGCCTAGCAAAAATTGGGTGGAACATCTTTCCTGGTCAAACAACGGACAACAAATTGCTGTCGCCTCGGGACGATACGTTTACATCTACACAAGCGATGGCAACGAACAATGGAAATCAGACGAACACCCAAGTACTGTCAGCGCAATCTTTTGGTCGAAACCTGATGAACTTGCCAGCGCATGTTATGGGCAGGTTGTTTTTTACGACATTAAGAAAAAACAAGAAAATCAAAAACTAGAATGGCAGGGATCACTCATATCAATGGTTTTAAATCCCGAGGGGGACATTGTGGCTTGCGGAAGTCAGGACAATTCTGTTCATTTCTGGCGGCGCGACACTGGTAAAGACGCAGAGATGACAGGTTATCCAGGCAAACCCGTTCAACTGGCCTTTGATCAAAGTGGCCAATTTTTGGCAACAGGCGGAAGTGATCAAATCATTGTTTGGAATTTTCAAGGGGACGGCCCTGAAGGGTCTTTACCGGGACAACTTGTGCTGCATCCAGAACCCATTACAAGTCTTACTTTTGCCAATCAAGGGATGGTTCTCGCGTCAGGATCAAAAGATGGCTCTGTATTCGTCTGGCTTCTTGACAAAAATGGAGATGGAAGCCCCTTGGGAGGAGCATTCGTCGGAGAACGGATTAGTGGTCTGCAGTGGCAA
- a CDS encoding GTP-binding protein, translating into MAEISWLLAMYQKVPVTILTGYLGSGKTTLLNKILGEEHGKRIAVIENEYGEVGIDQGLVIDADEEVFEMSNGCICCTVRGDLIRVLGNLMKRRDKFDYVLVETTGLADPGPVAQTFFMDDDIREEFSLDGIVTLIDAAHIDQQLEHSKESSEQVAFADVLVLNKSDLVNEASLVKLESRLQDMNSMARIVRSTQADVSVETVLNLSAFDLDQILERRPTFLEPEYPFEWTGVYQMDPGHYKMILEDGPDPEMSLVAIPGQKEDEESLKVSAEQCVRLYSLPAKEINPGDDIPMNQHLNLQLKSNGSKTFHFELKAKSSIGFYAQHTAEEFDLKIVKDRPSSSAESANKDSSSQINPSKERVWVAEHEHDDEVGSMAIERVGDVDPDKINQWIGQLLAEKGVDIFRTKGFISYPNESRRVVFQGVHMLFTAQPGQEWGDEPRCNQLVFIGRNLDEDQIRRDFDQCLI; encoded by the coding sequence ATGGCGGAAATTAGTTGGCTTCTTGCAATGTATCAAAAAGTACCCGTCACAATACTGACAGGATATCTAGGCTCAGGCAAAACTACACTGTTAAATAAAATACTTGGCGAAGAGCATGGCAAACGAATAGCAGTCATCGAAAATGAATATGGAGAAGTTGGTATCGACCAGGGACTCGTGATAGACGCGGACGAGGAAGTGTTTGAAATGTCAAATGGGTGCATCTGCTGCACCGTTAGGGGCGACTTGATCAGAGTCCTGGGCAACCTGATGAAGCGGAGAGATAAGTTCGACTATGTCCTTGTTGAAACAACAGGGCTGGCAGATCCAGGCCCGGTGGCACAAACATTTTTTATGGATGACGATATTCGCGAAGAGTTTTCATTGGATGGAATTGTAACGCTCATTGATGCTGCTCATATTGATCAGCAGCTCGAACACAGCAAAGAAAGCTCTGAGCAAGTTGCCTTTGCAGATGTGCTGGTTCTCAACAAATCGGATCTCGTCAACGAAGCCTCACTGGTCAAACTGGAATCAAGACTGCAGGATATGAACTCAATGGCACGAATTGTTCGAAGTACTCAGGCTGATGTTTCTGTGGAAACAGTCTTGAACCTTAGTGCATTCGATCTTGATCAAATATTGGAACGTCGACCTACATTCCTTGAACCTGAATATCCGTTCGAGTGGACAGGTGTTTATCAGATGGATCCCGGGCATTACAAGATGATCCTTGAAGATGGTCCTGATCCGGAAATGTCCCTTGTAGCCATTCCAGGGCAGAAAGAAGACGAAGAATCATTAAAAGTGAGTGCAGAGCAATGCGTTCGCCTTTATTCACTTCCCGCAAAAGAGATCAATCCTGGTGATGACATCCCAATGAATCAACATCTAAATCTTCAACTCAAATCGAATGGATCAAAGACATTCCATTTTGAATTAAAGGCGAAATCATCCATCGGTTTTTACGCTCAGCACACTGCGGAAGAATTTGATCTTAAAATCGTTAAAGATAGACCATCAAGCTCGGCGGAATCGGCCAATAAAGATTCGTCCAGCCAAATCAATCCCAGTAAGGAACGCGTCTGGGTAGCAGAGCACGAGCACGATGATGAAGTGGGTTCAATGGCAATAGAACGCGTAGGTGATGTGGATCCAGACAAAATAAATCAATGGATTGGACAACTCCTGGCCGAAAAGGGAGTTGACATATTCAGGACCAAAGGTTTTATCAGTTATCCAAATGAATCAAGGAGAGTTGTTTTCCAAGGTGTACATATGCTGTTCACTGCCCAACCCGGCCAAGAGTGGGGGGACGAACCACGATGTAACCAACTTGTCTTCATCGGTCGCAATCTTGACGAAGATCAAATTCGTAGGGACTTCGATCAATGCCTGATTTAA
- a CDS encoding metal ABC transporter solute-binding protein, Zn/Mn family produces the protein MASLLSRLSAVSVLLGLFACGSPRSADRATTGGEGLKVVTTFLPITLFTEAVAGECADVKALIPPSLGPHDFQASPSDLAALGQASVLVQNGLGIEEFLDDLVRSAENEELVVIDSSRGVATIKAVGGGHDDHSDDEHSDEHSTDNHHEDDHHDDDHEESVKASDSEGHGHNHGEFDPHIWLDPLRAVQQVENIRDGLIAVDPGCTEGYEKNADVFSTKLKDLNTELASLLKPYEGKTFVAFHDFATYFAERYSLKAEFLVDLPEMNPSPADLQRVGAQVKASGLQALLSEPQAGNRSFNSLAKDLGVNIVEFNPLETGSAESAKLPNTYLDVMRSNVNNLVKAIGN, from the coding sequence ATGGCATCTTTACTTTCTCGCTTAAGCGCGGTTTCAGTTCTTCTTGGCTTGTTTGCTTGCGGATCTCCTCGTTCAGCAGACCGTGCCACGACAGGAGGGGAAGGGCTGAAGGTTGTGACGACCTTTTTGCCGATCACTTTATTCACTGAAGCAGTTGCAGGTGAATGTGCAGATGTGAAAGCCTTGATTCCACCTAGTCTTGGTCCTCACGACTTCCAGGCTTCGCCTTCAGATCTTGCCGCTCTTGGCCAGGCATCGGTTCTTGTTCAAAATGGTTTGGGTATCGAGGAGTTTCTAGACGATCTGGTGCGTTCTGCTGAAAATGAGGAGCTTGTTGTGATTGATTCAAGCCGCGGTGTAGCCACAATTAAAGCGGTTGGTGGCGGCCATGACGACCACTCAGATGATGAGCATTCAGATGAACACAGCACTGACAATCATCATGAGGATGACCACCATGATGATGATCATGAGGAGTCAGTCAAAGCCAGTGACAGTGAAGGGCATGGACACAACCATGGCGAATTTGACCCTCATATCTGGCTGGATCCCTTGCGCGCTGTTCAACAGGTTGAAAACATCAGAGACGGTTTGATCGCAGTTGACCCTGGTTGTACTGAAGGCTATGAGAAGAATGCTGATGTGTTCAGCACCAAGTTAAAAGACTTGAATACTGAACTGGCATCCTTGTTAAAGCCTTATGAAGGGAAAACGTTTGTTGCATTTCATGATTTTGCCACGTATTTTGCTGAACGCTATTCATTAAAAGCTGAGTTTTTGGTCGATCTTCCTGAAATGAACCCAAGCCCTGCAGATCTTCAGCGTGTGGGTGCACAAGTAAAAGCTTCAGGCCTTCAGGCTCTGCTGAGCGAACCGCAGGCTGGTAATCGTTCATTCAATTCGTTGGCGAAGGACCTAGGAGTGAATATCGTTGAATTCAATCCGCTCGAAACCGGTTCTGCAGAATCTGCGAAACTTCCAAACACTTACCTGGATGTGATGCGCTCCAACGTCAACAACCTTGTCAAGGCCATCGGTAACTAA
- a CDS encoding metal ABC transporter ATP-binding protein, translated as MHSPVLVVSDLSVVRAGRLAVENVSFELASKSETAVVGPNGAGKSTLIAALLGLLPRSAGDVQILGRHLAPNGYLPGSIRSQIAYVPQSLSLQGRFPLTVAEFVGFGFDSPGPRWPWHDLRRRLQAVETALERTGCNDLQHRLLSELSGGQLKRVMLSFCVVRPRQLLVLDEAQAGLDVPSNERFQQLLLELRREEGWTVLHVSHDLDMVRRSSDQVLGLNRRLCCSGTPDNTLTPERLSELYGPNVVPYRHHCHG; from the coding sequence ATGCACAGCCCAGTTCTTGTTGTGAGTGACCTCTCAGTCGTGCGTGCAGGTCGTCTTGCTGTTGAGAACGTCTCGTTCGAACTTGCGAGTAAGAGCGAGACCGCTGTCGTCGGCCCGAACGGTGCTGGAAAAAGCACGTTGATTGCGGCCTTGTTAGGCCTTCTGCCACGGTCTGCAGGTGACGTTCAAATCCTTGGTCGTCATCTGGCCCCTAACGGCTACCTCCCCGGTTCGATTAGATCTCAGATTGCTTACGTGCCCCAGAGTCTTTCTCTGCAGGGTCGTTTCCCCCTGACGGTTGCTGAGTTTGTTGGCTTTGGTTTCGATTCTCCGGGCCCTCGTTGGCCCTGGCACGATTTGCGCCGACGTCTCCAAGCTGTTGAAACCGCTCTTGAGCGCACTGGTTGCAATGATCTCCAACATCGTTTGCTTAGTGAGTTGTCTGGGGGACAACTGAAACGGGTGATGCTGTCGTTCTGCGTTGTTCGTCCCCGTCAGTTACTGGTGCTGGATGAGGCTCAGGCGGGGCTCGATGTGCCGTCCAATGAACGCTTCCAGCAATTGTTGCTCGAGTTGCGCCGTGAAGAGGGATGGACTGTGTTGCATGTCTCTCATGATCTGGACATGGTGCGTCGCAGCAGTGATCAGGTTCTCGGTTTGAATCGCCGTCTCTGCTGTAGCGGGACACCGGACAACACGCTCACTCCCGAACGGTTGAGTGAGCTGTATGGCCCCAACGTCGTTCCCTATCGGCACCACTGCCATGGTTGA
- a CDS encoding metal ABC transporter permease has translation MVDTHSLMLVLAEPFMQRALLGGLLTGALGGVLGSVAVLRQLSFFSDALGHSALLGITFGILIGVNPTLILIPFAVIFAILVNGLVERSSLPTDALLNIVYSSSLAAAILALSLVQHYRGNIRQLLFGDILGVSNFDLVVIGVLLTAAVIYLGLSLRAQVLLTLNEELAGAVGVRTGWHRLAFIVLLAVVVAVSIKAVGVLLISAFVVIPACAGRLLCRRFSYYIFASAALGGSCALIGLLVSGLTNLPSGPSVVMVQFVGFVLALIFSSRFFRGRSRQQALPQIPGGDPRDL, from the coding sequence ATGGTTGACACCCACTCCTTGATGCTGGTTCTCGCTGAGCCGTTCATGCAGCGTGCACTACTGGGTGGTTTATTGACGGGAGCTCTGGGGGGAGTGCTTGGCAGTGTTGCCGTGTTGCGTCAGCTGTCGTTTTTCAGTGACGCCCTTGGTCATTCCGCCCTGCTGGGCATTACGTTCGGAATTTTGATTGGAGTCAATCCAACATTGATTCTGATTCCTTTTGCGGTTATTTTTGCGATTCTTGTTAACGGGCTTGTTGAACGAAGTTCACTGCCTACAGACGCTTTACTCAATATTGTTTATTCAAGCTCACTGGCTGCTGCGATTCTTGCTCTCAGCCTGGTTCAACATTATCGCGGCAACATCCGTCAGTTGCTTTTTGGGGATATTCTGGGAGTCAGTAATTTTGATCTTGTTGTTATCGGTGTTCTGCTTACAGCTGCAGTTATCTATCTCGGCCTCAGTTTGCGTGCCCAGGTTCTTCTTACATTGAATGAGGAACTTGCTGGAGCAGTTGGGGTGCGTACGGGCTGGCACCGGCTCGCTTTCATTGTGTTGTTGGCGGTTGTGGTTGCTGTTTCGATCAAGGCAGTCGGCGTTCTGTTGATCAGTGCTTTTGTTGTTATTCCGGCTTGCGCAGGACGTCTGCTTTGTCGGCGTTTTTCTTATTACATCTTCGCCTCTGCTGCCTTGGGTGGAAGTTGCGCACTCATCGGTTTGCTTGTTTCCGGATTGACCAATCTCCCATCCGGTCCTTCTGTGGTAATGGTTCAATTTGTGGGGTTTGTCTTGGCGCTGATCTTTAGTTCAAGGTTTTTTCGTGGGAGATCAAGGCAGCAAGCTCTGCCCCAAATTCCTGGTGGAGACCCACGCGACCTTTGA
- a CDS encoding alpha/beta fold hydrolase, whose product MTATSENLNINLAGRTVRIALERWGTAASEAWLLLPALSTVSSQSEWHDFAKNVNKDVQLISFDWPGFGDSDRPAITYNQETLQTALTAVLNHLESTGLNKIKLIAAGHSASIALSLAEERSQQWTELTLVAPTWRGPLPTMTGWKPERFDWLRQLVSLPLIGSILYRLNTSRAVLRLMLRRHVWVNPEMLSPKQIKDQQRLSRRRGARFASVSFVSGGFDPATHSDWWLDKAEQLHCPLHVVLAEEAPPRSKSEMKELACKADRVSVIKGRVGLHQEFGAELAALISHEKTLN is encoded by the coding sequence ATGACAGCAACAAGCGAGAATTTAAACATCAACCTGGCCGGCAGGACGGTGCGCATTGCCCTAGAACGATGGGGCACTGCGGCAAGCGAAGCCTGGCTTCTCCTACCAGCTTTAAGCACGGTATCCAGCCAAAGCGAATGGCATGATTTTGCCAAAAACGTCAACAAAGACGTTCAATTGATCAGTTTTGATTGGCCTGGCTTCGGCGACAGTGATCGACCGGCAATCACCTACAACCAAGAAACACTTCAAACAGCCTTAACCGCTGTTCTCAATCATCTGGAAAGTACCGGGCTTAACAAAATCAAATTGATCGCAGCTGGGCACAGTGCATCCATCGCCCTGAGCCTTGCAGAAGAACGCTCACAACAATGGACAGAACTTACCCTGGTTGCGCCAACCTGGCGTGGTCCTCTGCCAACAATGACAGGCTGGAAACCGGAACGTTTTGATTGGCTCCGACAGTTGGTGTCCCTGCCATTGATCGGTTCGATTCTCTACAGACTGAACACCAGCCGTGCCGTTCTCAGGCTGATGCTGCGGCGACATGTCTGGGTCAACCCCGAGATGCTCAGCCCGAAACAGATCAAAGACCAACAACGTCTCAGTCGCAGGAGGGGTGCACGCTTCGCCAGCGTGTCTTTTGTCAGTGGAGGGTTCGACCCTGCAACGCACAGCGATTGGTGGCTGGATAAAGCCGAACAATTGCACTGTCCACTGCACGTTGTTTTGGCTGAAGAGGCCCCGCCACGATCAAAGTCAGAGATGAAAGAACTGGCCTGCAAGGCAGATCGAGTTTCAGTGATCAAAGGTCGCGTGGGTCTCCACCAGGAATTTGGGGCAGAGCTTGCTGCCTTGATCTCCCACGAAAAAACCTTGAACTAA
- a CDS encoding glycine betaine ABC transporter substrate-binding protein, whose amino-acid sequence MSETTGWTRRAALIGGLGLAGASLASMIQLSQQQQNSDSAVANPEGTGVPEQNFSSTRQPIRLGWSPWADAEVISLMAQRLIEEHLNWPVERVLADIGIQYASVARGDLDLMLMAWLPLTHKDYWTRVRDRVLDLGPMYSGLLGWVVPDYVDRQTINSIEDFQTLSVSERFNGQIQGIDPGSGLNQLSQIALKDYNLSEMSLVPSSSAAMTAVLDQAIRDQRWVVVTSWTPHWMFARYKLRFLQDPKGAFGSTEWIHAIGRKDLSTMAPEVAEVLTRFRITDSEMADLLLNAHQETAQAAVDHYLQRNPERVRYWITGEIGAT is encoded by the coding sequence ATGAGCGAAACCACAGGCTGGACTCGACGTGCCGCACTGATCGGTGGATTGGGCCTCGCCGGCGCATCATTGGCCAGCATGATCCAGCTGAGTCAACAGCAACAGAACTCCGATTCGGCAGTCGCCAATCCAGAAGGAACTGGCGTGCCCGAACAGAATTTCAGCTCAACACGGCAACCCATACGACTGGGATGGTCCCCCTGGGCAGATGCCGAAGTCATCAGCCTGATGGCCCAACGACTCATCGAAGAGCACCTCAATTGGCCCGTCGAGAGGGTCCTTGCCGACATCGGAATCCAATATGCCTCCGTTGCCAGAGGTGACCTGGATCTGATGTTGATGGCTTGGCTGCCCCTTACCCACAAGGACTATTGGACACGGGTAAGGGATCGAGTTCTAGACCTTGGACCGATGTATTCAGGACTGCTGGGATGGGTTGTCCCCGACTACGTGGATCGCCAAACAATCAACAGCATTGAAGATTTTCAGACGTTGTCGGTTAGCGAACGTTTCAATGGACAGATCCAAGGGATTGATCCGGGATCCGGACTGAATCAACTCTCCCAGATCGCTCTAAAGGACTACAACCTGTCAGAGATGAGCTTGGTACCTTCCAGCAGTGCGGCAATGACCGCAGTCCTGGATCAAGCGATCCGCGACCAACGCTGGGTCGTCGTGACGAGTTGGACGCCTCACTGGATGTTTGCCCGCTACAAATTGCGCTTTCTACAAGACCCCAAAGGAGCTTTCGGTTCAACGGAATGGATTCACGCAATCGGACGAAAGGATCTCAGCACCATGGCACCGGAGGTCGCTGAAGTCCTGACAAGGTTCAGAATCACCGATTCAGAGATGGCAGATCTACTTCTGAATGCCCATCAAGAGACTGCGCAAGCAGCTGTAGATCACTACCTTCAGCGCAATCCCGAACGTGTGAGGTACTGGATCACAGGAGAAATTGGGGCGACTTAG
- a CDS encoding proline/glycine betaine ABC transporter permease — protein sequence MSAYPSFANVNQAGPMGQAVDTAVAWLLDNGEDFFSVVQQSIQWLTSGLETALNWPVPWTVALLVAMAGWRLVGGSFALFSLLGLNLVLALGLWEPMIATLALVLVSSFLALMIGFPLGVLGTRQQWIWRLLRPGLDLMQTMPAFVYLIPAVMLFSTGAVPAIMATLIFAMPPIVRLTVLGINQVSDDLVEAGRSFGCNDLQLLWMVQLPSAFPTVMSGVNQTIMLSLSMVVITSMIGGGGLGDVVLRGIQQLDVGLGFEGGIAVVILAVILDRLSQGLSPGRPQRTP from the coding sequence ATGAGCGCATATCCCTCATTCGCGAATGTGAATCAGGCCGGCCCGATGGGACAGGCCGTTGATACGGCTGTGGCTTGGTTGCTGGATAACGGGGAAGACTTTTTCTCTGTGGTCCAGCAGAGCATTCAGTGGCTGACCAGCGGACTGGAAACAGCGCTGAATTGGCCAGTCCCCTGGACGGTCGCACTGTTGGTTGCCATGGCAGGGTGGCGATTGGTGGGGGGAAGCTTTGCCCTCTTCAGCCTGCTGGGTTTGAACCTCGTCTTAGCCCTTGGTCTGTGGGAGCCAATGATTGCAACCTTGGCCCTGGTCTTGGTCTCATCGTTTCTAGCGTTGATGATTGGCTTTCCGTTAGGCGTCCTGGGGACTCGTCAGCAATGGATTTGGCGGTTGCTCAGGCCAGGACTGGACCTGATGCAAACAATGCCCGCCTTTGTCTATTTGATTCCTGCCGTGATGCTGTTCAGCACTGGCGCCGTCCCGGCCATCATGGCGACACTGATCTTCGCCATGCCACCAATTGTTCGGTTGACGGTCTTAGGAATCAACCAAGTTTCGGACGACCTTGTTGAGGCTGGTCGCTCTTTCGGCTGCAATGATCTCCAGTTGCTGTGGATGGTGCAGCTCCCCAGCGCCTTCCCCACTGTGATGAGCGGTGTCAACCAAACCATCATGTTGTCGCTGTCCATGGTGGTCATCACCTCGATGATTGGCGGAGGCGGGCTTGGCGATGTCGTGCTCAGAGGGATTCAGCAGCTCGATGTCGGACTCGGCTTCGAGGGAGGCATTGCGGTAGTGATCTTGGCTGTGATTCTCGACCGTTTAAGTCAGGGCCTTTCACCAGGTCGACCCCAACGGACTCCATGA
- a CDS encoding glycine betaine/L-proline ABC transporter ATP-binding protein yields MLAEITLKNLSKQFPGQKRAAVQDVSLTIEPGEIFVVMGLSGSGKSTLLRMMNGLIKPSAGSVEVRGQLLTDLSTNELNTLRRQCMAMVFQSFALFPQRSVLDNAAFGLEVSGLPKAKRYAQAQRALERVGLGNQLNRKPAQLSGGMQQRVGLARALALDPPILLMDEAFSALDPLIRKDMQDLLLELQTEQRRTVVFISHDRDEAIRIGDRIALMQAGALLQCSTAQELVSAPANAEVEAFFETVDRGSVLTLGQIVEPFPETVVLGPGDVPQNSEEQPIQLVVDQNGRFLGLITHDHGRIQSDKAGPLDSRLLVNEAIDPISRTRWPVAVLDAHHRPLGMITPRRILEVLRHSHH; encoded by the coding sequence TTGTTAGCTGAGATCACTCTCAAAAACCTCTCAAAGCAGTTCCCAGGGCAGAAGCGTGCTGCTGTACAAGACGTTTCCCTCACGATTGAGCCAGGAGAAATTTTTGTTGTGATGGGCCTCTCTGGCTCAGGCAAGTCGACATTGCTGCGCATGATGAATGGTCTGATCAAACCCAGCGCAGGCTCAGTCGAGGTCCGCGGGCAACTCCTCACAGACCTCTCAACAAATGAACTCAACACCCTGCGACGCCAGTGCATGGCGATGGTGTTTCAGTCCTTTGCCCTTTTCCCCCAGCGCAGTGTTCTCGATAACGCCGCGTTTGGCCTTGAAGTCTCAGGACTCCCAAAGGCGAAGCGTTACGCGCAGGCCCAACGCGCCCTTGAACGCGTTGGGCTCGGCAACCAGCTGAATCGAAAACCTGCGCAGCTTTCAGGAGGGATGCAACAACGCGTCGGTTTGGCCCGTGCTCTTGCGCTCGATCCACCCATCCTGTTGATGGACGAAGCCTTCTCAGCACTGGATCCGCTGATCCGCAAGGACATGCAAGACCTGTTGTTGGAATTGCAAACCGAGCAACGACGGACCGTCGTGTTCATTTCTCACGACCGTGACGAGGCCATTCGCATCGGCGATCGCATTGCGCTGATGCAGGCGGGCGCGCTGTTGCAATGCAGTACTGCGCAAGAACTTGTGAGTGCACCTGCAAATGCTGAAGTCGAAGCGTTCTTTGAAACCGTGGACCGAGGCTCAGTGTTAACGCTCGGGCAGATTGTCGAACCCTTCCCTGAAACCGTTGTTCTTGGTCCAGGGGACGTGCCCCAGAACAGTGAGGAACAACCAATTCAACTCGTCGTTGATCAGAACGGACGATTCCTTGGCCTGATCACTCATGACCACGGCAGGATCCAGTCAGACAAAGCTGGCCCCCTCGACTCTCGGCTACTTGTCAACGAGGCGATTGATCCAATCTCCCGAACTCGATGGCCCGTAGCGGTTTTGGATGCCCATCACCGACCACTCGGAATGATCACACCTCGGCGAATCCTCGAGGTCCTAAGGCACAGTCATCACTGA
- a CDS encoding class I SAM-dependent methyltransferase, translated as MDEQSFGAAPASVRETDHYQQEYIEQFADRWDRLIDWEARAKAEGDFFIRILREHGVKSVLDVATGTGFHSIRLLQEGFDVVSADGSPNMLARAFRNARDRNQLLRTAQADWRFLNRDIHGTFDAVICLGNSFTHLFRERDRRKSLAEYYAVLKHNGLLILDHRNYDRLLEGGAAVKQGKGNVYCGEDVSVRPDHVDEGLARFRYAFSDGSTFHLNMFPLRHGYVRRLMREVGFQKVASYGDYERSKDDPDFYIHVAHKAYEMDGDSTVI; from the coding sequence ATGGACGAGCAGAGCTTTGGCGCTGCACCAGCGAGTGTTCGTGAAACAGATCACTATCAACAGGAGTACATCGAACAATTCGCCGATCGCTGGGATCGCCTGATTGATTGGGAAGCTAGGGCTAAGGCTGAAGGAGACTTTTTTATACGAATCCTGCGAGAGCACGGCGTCAAGTCGGTGCTCGATGTTGCCACCGGAACGGGGTTTCACTCGATTCGCCTGCTTCAGGAAGGTTTTGATGTGGTGAGTGCCGACGGCAGTCCCAATATGCTTGCCAGAGCATTCCGTAATGCACGGGATCGCAATCAGTTGCTTCGCACTGCTCAGGCCGATTGGCGATTTTTGAACCGAGATATCCATGGAACTTTTGATGCAGTTATTTGTTTAGGTAATTCCTTTACGCATCTTTTTCGTGAGCGTGATCGACGTAAGTCATTGGCTGAGTATTACGCCGTACTCAAGCATAATGGCCTCTTGATCTTGGATCATCGAAACTATGATCGCTTGCTTGAAGGTGGGGCTGCAGTGAAGCAAGGAAAGGGTAATGTCTACTGCGGTGAAGATGTCTCGGTCAGGCCTGATCATGTGGATGAAGGGCTTGCTCGCTTCCGCTACGCATTCAGTGATGGAAGCACATTCCATTTGAACATGTTCCCACTTCGGCATGGCTATGTGCGTCGTCTCATGCGTGAAGTTGGATTTCAAAAAGTGGCCAGTTATGGAGACTACGAGCGTAGTAAGGATGACCCCGATTTTTATATTCATGTAGCTCATAAAGCTTATGAAATGGATGGTGATTCCACGGTTATTTAG
- a CDS encoding cyclopropane-fatty-acyl-phospholipid synthase family protein, translated as MSNPQRSVAERIASEYYDSTDADRFYEEVWGGEDIHIGLYASETEAIAQASQRTVSALMDLMGALSPGATVVDFGSGYGGAARRLAKELGVRVEAINISAVENSRHRQLNQSAKLQDQIRVHDASFEDVPLAASFADVVWSQDAILHSGNRQQVLQEASRLLKPGGVFVLTDPMAADGIDTASLRAILERIHLPDMGSPDRYRAWAIQAGLSRDVWQEKTDMLIRHYSRVLEELQRREQELQAKISPDYLQRMAAGLGHWIDGGQKGRLSWGLMRFRKPLE; from the coding sequence ATGTCAAATCCTCAACGCTCTGTCGCTGAGCGCATTGCTTCGGAGTATTACGACAGCACTGATGCTGATCGCTTCTATGAGGAGGTCTGGGGGGGGGAGGACATTCATATCGGTCTATACGCTTCGGAAACAGAGGCGATCGCTCAGGCAAGTCAACGCACTGTCAGTGCTTTGATGGACTTGATGGGCGCACTTTCCCCAGGGGCAACCGTCGTCGACTTCGGCTCAGGTTATGGCGGAGCAGCGCGGCGTTTGGCCAAGGAGCTTGGGGTGCGTGTAGAAGCGATCAATATCTCTGCTGTTGAAAATTCCCGTCATCGTCAGCTGAATCAGAGCGCAAAACTACAGGACCAGATCCGTGTTCATGATGCGTCCTTTGAAGATGTGCCCCTCGCAGCATCCTTTGCTGATGTGGTGTGGAGTCAGGACGCGATTCTGCACTCAGGAAATCGTCAACAGGTTTTGCAAGAGGCCTCACGCTTACTGAAGCCTGGTGGTGTCTTCGTGCTGACCGACCCGATGGCCGCGGATGGGATCGATACCGCTTCTTTGAGAGCAATCTTGGAACGTATTCACCTTCCCGATATGGGATCTCCTGATCGATATCGTGCCTGGGCCATCCAGGCTGGGCTTTCACGAGACGTTTGGCAGGAGAAGACGGACATGTTGATTCGTCATTACAGTCGCGTTCTCGAAGAGCTTCAGCGTCGGGAGCAAGAACTACAGGCCAAAATCAGTCCCGACTATCTTCAGCGAATGGCCGCCGGTTTGGGTCATTGGATTGATGGTGGTCAAAAGGGTCGGCTGAGTTGGGGTTTGATGCGTTTTCGAAAACCGCTTGAATAG